In the genome of Candidatus Ancaeobacter aquaticus, the window AGTTATCAAATGGTGTATGGGACAATCTTTCCTATAGTCAAAAAAACTGGTATTAGCGAGCTCGGCTTGACCGTGCTGGAGCAAAGCGGTACCGTTTTACGGGAAAAAGTCAAAAAAATTAAGGAAAAAACAGAAACACGAGGGCCATGCGAGTGGGCTGGCATGCAAAATCAGTATTATGCGCTGATCGCAAAGCCTGAAACATTGATTCAAGACGTTGTAACTGTTCCCCTCTACGGGGACAACAAGAAAAAAGTTGAAGGACTATCATCCTCAATAAGAATGGAAGGGTTTTCTCTTGCGCCGGGCGGCGTACATGAAGAAGAGTTTGTCTTTTTTATGGGCCCAAAAGAATACTCTTTAATGAAAAAAGCGCCGTATAAGTTTGGGAAAATTCTCTATTTTGGCTGGTTTGGCTTTATAAGTGAATGGATTCTCATCGGCTTAAATTTCTTCTATAAATTATTTCATAACTATGGCATTGCCATAATTGTAATAACGCTCATCATCAAGCTTGTCATGTATCCTTTGACGGCAAAAAGCATGAAATCAATGAAGCAAATGCAGGCTATACAGCCGCTCGTTAATGAAATACGTGCTAATAATAAAGACAATCCTAAAAAGATGCAAAAAGAAATGATGATGGTGTATAAGGAGTACAAAGTTAACCCTATGAGCGGGTGCTTGCCCATGCTTGCTCAATTACCGATATTTATTGCGCTCTTTACGACTTTGCGTGGCGCAATAGAGTTAAAGGGTGCGAGCTTCTTGTGGATACACGACTTATCTGTTCCTGATACCGTATTTTCAATTGGTGCTATACCAGTAAACATATTACCCCTTATTATGGGCGTTACTATGGTGTGGCAGCAAAAACTTACTCCTGTGGCAGATCCAAATCAGGCAAAAATGATGATGCTTATGCCCGTTGTTTTTACCTTTTTATTTTATAACTTCCCTTCAGGATTGGTCTTATACTGGCTAGTAAATAATATTCTCAGTATTTGGCAGCAATATAAAATCACAAAAAGCGCCTAAAGATGTCAATCCGTGACACAGAAAAAAATGTTACCGAAGATACCATTGCCGCTATTTCTACAGCTATGGGCATTGGCGCTATCGGAATGGTAAGAATAAGTGGCTCAAAAGCACTTCATATTGCCGACAAGATCTTCACATCTTCCGACAGGCAGAAACCGTCTAAAACACCATCTCACAGGATCTTACACGGCCATATATGCGCAAATAAAGCAACTATAGACGAAGTGTTGGTAACAGTGATGAGGGCCCCTCATACATATACCCGCGAAGATGTTATTGAAATAAGCGGGCATGGCGGCATGCTCTCTCTTCGAAAAATACTCGAAGAAATAATTCGCCACGGAGCGAGAATGGCTACCGCAGGCGAGTTTACTAAAAGAGCCTTCCTAAATGGACGCCTTGATCTTTCCCAGGCGGAAGCAGTTGTCGATGTAATCAACGCAGAGACCGAATATGGGCTTGAGCTCGCTGTAAATCACTTGAAAGGTGAGCTTTCCACCCATATTTTAAAGCTTAAAAACGATATTTTAGACTTTTACTGTCCCTTAGAAGTTGCTATTGATTTTCCGGAAGAAGGCATTATCGGATATTCACAGAGTGATGTAAAAAAAAGAATTAACAAA includes:
- the yidC gene encoding membrane protein insertase YidC, which translates into the protein MDKKAIIGIALCLLVLILYPFYINKIFPQKQQEEKASIAQKAEPSYAEKAVPVEEIAAEIKSTPDYKEEEFFIQTDLYNIVLSNYGGTIKRLQLKKYKDKDDKEHDLALERDIPVKPLALTNVGPLGDLSKALFTGRIEGKKVVFEHVTEDKISIKKIFYFDENEYIFKVRIVFKNSSNSGLGINSYQMVYGTIFPIVKKTGISELGLTVLEQSGTVLREKVKKIKEKTETRGPCEWAGMQNQYYALIAKPETLIQDVVTVPLYGDNKKKVEGLSSSIRMEGFSLAPGGVHEEEFVFFMGPKEYSLMKKAPYKFGKILYFGWFGFISEWILIGLNFFYKLFHNYGIAIIVITLIIKLVMYPLTAKSMKSMKQMQAIQPLVNEIRANNKDNPKKMQKEMMMVYKEYKVNPMSGCLPMLAQLPIFIALFTTLRGAIELKGASFLWIHDLSVPDTVFSIGAIPVNILPLIMGVTMVWQQKLTPVADPNQAKMMMLMPVVFTFLFYNFPSGLVLYWLVNNILSIWQQYKITKSA